The bacterium genome includes a window with the following:
- a CDS encoding dTDP-4-dehydrorhamnose 3,5-epimerase family protein, translated as MIEGVLVQPLQVKADERGRLAELFRADVPGTPAFGQVHLTTLHPGVVKAWRRHSRRTDALAVVSGMVRLGLYDGREESPTSGELRQFFLGDHSPLRVVVPPGVWFGLKGIGPAEALVVVLTDAPYDAKDPDEERWDPDVNDIPFDWERRDG; from the coding sequence GTGATCGAAGGGGTCTTGGTCCAGCCGCTGCAGGTGAAGGCCGACGAGCGCGGGCGGCTCGCCGAGCTGTTCCGGGCCGACGTGCCGGGGACGCCCGCCTTCGGGCAGGTGCACCTGACGACGCTCCACCCCGGCGTGGTCAAGGCCTGGCGGCGGCACAGCCGCCGGACCGACGCCCTCGCCGTCGTCTCCGGGATGGTCCGCCTCGGCCTCTACGACGGGCGCGAGGAGTCGCCGACCTCCGGCGAGCTGCGGCAGTTCTTCCTCGGCGACCACTCCCCGCTGCGGGTCGTCGTCCCCCCCGGCGTCTGGTTCGGGCTGAAGGGGATCGGCCCCGCCGAGGCGCTCGTCGTCGTGCTGACCGACGCGCCGTACGACGCCAAGGACCCCGACGAGGAGCGCTGGGACCCCGACGTCAACGACATCCCGTTCGACTGGGAGCGCCGCGACGGCTGA